Below is a window of Rhizobium jaguaris DNA.
TTTTCCTGGAAATGCTCCAATCACTTTCGTTCAATACAGCGCCGCTGGGTGTCGGCTACCTATCCAACATTGTTGAAGTAGAGGTTGCCAATGTTGCAGCAAAACCCGTCGGCCGGTGAATTCAGAGCCGGAATGCGTGCCATTTTTCCGCTGATCGTCGCCGTTCTGCCGATCGGCCTTGTCTTCGGCGCGGTTTCGGTGACCAAGGGGCTTTCGCCGCTGGAGACCACACTGATGAGCGCGCTCGTCTTCGCTGGTGGCTCGCAATTTGTGGCGATGGATATCTGGACACATCCCGCAAGCTGGATTGGCGCCGGCTTCGCGGCCCTGCTCGTCAATATCCGCCACTTGCTGATGAGCGCTTCGATTGGCACGAAGATGCAATCTTTCTCCGGCATCAAACGCTACATCGCCATGCTGTTTCTCGCCGATGAGATTTGGGCCATGGCGGAATTCCGCGCTGGCGCGACGCGGCTCACACCCGCCTGGTATGCAGGCGTCGTCACGCCCTTCTACTTGACCTGGGTCGGCTCGTCGCTTGCGGGTGCTTTGCTTGGCGCCTTTCTCGGCGATCCCGCCGTCATCGGTCTCGACTTCGCCTTTCCGGCCGTCTTCATCGTGCTGGTCATGGGCTTCTGGAAGGGACCGGAAACCGGCGCCGTGCTTGCCGCAAGCGGAATTGCAGCCGTTGCGGCCCACCAGTACGTGCCCGGTGTCTGGTATATTGCAGCCGGCGCGCTGGCGGGGCTGGCAATGGCTTTCTGGAGAGGCAGAGCGCGGGAGCAGGCGGCATGACGCTCGATCTCAACACTCTACTCGCCATCTTCGCCATGGCTGCTGCAACGATCTTCACCCGTGTTGGCGGTCTTGTCTTGATTCGCTACGTGGAGATTGACGAGCGCCGGCGAACCGCAATCGAAGCCATTCCACCGGCCGTGCTGATGGCTGTCATTGCCCCGACAGCCTTTGCTACCGGCTGGGCGGAGACGCTGGCCTGTGCCGCCACCGCAATCGCCTCCCACCGCTTGTCGATGCTGGCAAGCGTTGTTGTCGGCGTTGCCACGGTGGCTTTGCTGCGGGCTGCGGGACTCTGAAGCGTTTCCGGGAAGAGCGCGTAGCAGTTCTCGGCAAGCTTCATGTCAATGTTCCTCGTACTGCGTGAAGGACGGGTCGGCGAGATCGGCAAAGCGTGTGAACTCCGACTGGAAGGCGAGCTTGACGGTACCGGTCGGCCCGTGACGTTGCTTGGCGATGATAACGTCGGCCGAACCCTTCACCTTGTCGAAGAGAACTTCCCATTCCGCATATTTCGGATCGGCCGGATCGCGCGGTTCGCTGTTCTTGACGTAATACTCCTCGCGGAACACGAAGAGCACCACGTCGGCGTCCTGCTCGATCGAACCGGATTCGCGCAGGTCCGAAAGCTGCGGCCTCTTGTCATCGCGGCTTTCGACGGCGCGCGAGAGCTGGGAGAGCGCAATGATCGGAACGTTCAGCTCCTTGCCGAGCGCCTTCAGGCCGGTGGTGATCTGGGTGATTTCTTGGACGCGGTTCTCGTTTGATTTGCCGGAGCCGGTCATGAGCTGAACGTAGTCCACCACCAGAACGTCGAGGCCGCGCTGGCGCTTCAGGCGCCGCGCACGCGCGGAAAGCTGAGCAATGGAGATGCCGCCGGTCTGGTCGATATAGAGCGGCACTTTCTGCATCATCATTGAGCAGGCGACCAGCTTTTCGAAATCGGCATCGTTGATATCGCCGCGGCGAATCTTCGATGAGGAGACTTCCGTCTGCTCGGAAATGATACGCGTGGCGAGCTGTTCAGACGACATTTCCAGCGAATAGAAGCCGACGACGCCGCCGTTCTTCGCTTTGGTGGAGCCATCCGGCTGCACCTCACCTTCATAAGCGGCGGCGATGTTATAGGCGATATTGGTGGCGAGCGAGGTTTTGCCCATACCGGGACGGCCGGCGAGGATGATCAAGTCCGAGCGCTGCAGGCCGCCCATCTTGCTGTCGAGCGAATGAATGCCGGTGGAAATGCCCGAAAGGCCGCCATCACGCTCCTTGGCGACGGCCGCCATGTCGATCGCCAGCGCCACGGCGTCGTTGAAGGCCTGGAAGCCGCCGTCATAGCGGCCGTTTTCCGCGAGTTCGAACAGCCGGCGCTCGGTATCCTCGATCTGCGTCTGCGGCGGCATGTCGAGCGGCGCGTCATAGGCGATGTTGACCATGTCCTCGCCGATGGTGATCAGCGCCCGGCGGAGCGCCAGATCGTAGATGGCACGGCCATAGTCCTCGGCATTGATGATCGAAACGGCTTCGGTCGCAAGACGGGCGAGATATTGCGCCACCGTCATGTCGCCGACTTTCTCTTCCGCCGGCAGGAAAGTCTTGATCGTGACCGGATTGGCAGTCTTGCCCATGCGGATGATGTCGCCCGCCACCTCGAAGATTTTTCGATGCAGCGGCTCATAGAGATGAATGGGTTTCAGAAAATCGGAGACACGGTAATAGGCGTCGTTGTTGACGAGGATGGCACCGAGCAGGGCCTGTTCGGCCTCGATGTTATTCGGCGCTTCGCGGTAATGCGGTTCGGCGGGAGCAATGGCGGCGATCTTTCGCGCTGCTTCGTTCATTTTCCGTCTCTTCGTATTTTGGAGTGCGGAATGGTTTGCGACGATCCGATGTCGCGGTCAATTGCAGAAGGGCGATGCCGTGTCGCGGGGCATCAATTCCTTCGGCCTATTCACATTGTTCCACTCATCCACAGGGACAACCTCTCCGAAATAAAGATAGCTGTTGTCGCCACTTTGCAACGGAATGACCGACACACGAATCACATACGAGAACTTCCATGAATCATTTTAGCTTGGTCCGCCGCCGGTGACATCCCGCAAGCTGGCAATCGCGCTTGAAAAGATGTGAGAACCCGGTTATTTCGTTCAAATAGGGTAGGTTACTAATAGTATAAAGCAGCAATAATGTCTGGAGCGCCGCCACGCCGAGAACTGTTCGACGAACTTTCCGCTTTCAATCGGAAGCTGAGAGCGGCGTTCGACGGCATGGTGCGCGAGCACGGCATGACGCTGGCGAGGGCGCGGGTTTTCCACAAACTTTCGAAGCGCGACGGCATCAATCAGAGAGAGCTGGCCGATGAGCTCGAGCTTGAGACCCCGACGTTAGTGCGCATCCTCGACGCCATGGAGGCGCAGAACTTCATCGAGCGCCGCGCGGTGCAGTCGGACCGGCGCGCCAAGCAGATATTTATGACGGAATCGGGAAAAGTCGTGGCAGCGGAAATCGAGGCTCTTGCCACTGGCGTGCGCGCGGATATCCTGCAGGGGATTTCGGACGATGATGTCGGCATGGCCCTCAAGGTCATCCGCGCAATGACCGCAAATCTGCAGAATGTGGGCAAGTCATGAGGTAGCGTATGAGCGGCGAGCCTGGCCCGGTCAATGTGGAAGCCAACGCCGCCGCGCCTGCCGCCCCGCCGCCGGTGCCGCGCTGGAAGGTCCCGCTTTACATTGGCGCCTCCGTCATGTTCTTCCTGACGCAGGGCCTCGGTCTCAATCTTGCCTTCGCCAATCTCACGCAAATCCAGGGAACGATCGCCGCAACGACGACTGAAGCCGCGTGGCTATCGGCGGCCTACATGGCGCCGAATGTCAGCCTCGCCATCGCACTGGTGAAAATCCGCCTGCAATATGGCGTGCGCAATTTTGCCGAAGTCAGCATCCTCGGCTTCGTGGTCGCCTCGCTGCTCAATCTCTTCGTCTCTGACCTGCATTCGGCCATCGTCGTCCGCTTTTTGAGCGGCATTGCGGGCGCGCCACTGTCGACACTTGGCTTCCTTTATATGCTGGAGGCCTTTGAGCCGGCCAAGAAGCTCACGATCGGCGTCAGCCTGGCGATGATGAATACGCTTCTGGCAGCGCCCATCACCCGTCTCGTTTCGCCCTCGCTCCTCGATTACGGCGAATGGCGCGGGCTCTATACGCTGGAAATGGCATTGGCACTGCTGGTGATGCCGATCATCTACCTATTGCCGCTCACGCCACCACCGCGGGTGAAGGTGATCGTCTTCGGAGACATTATCGTCTATCTGCTGGTCGCTATCGGTTTCGGTAGCCTCGCCATCGTCTTTTCCGTCGGGCGACTTTATTGGTGGCTGGAAGTGCCTTGGCTTGGCGTGCTGCTGGCGGTCAGCATCGCCACCGTGACGCTCGCCGCCGTCATCGACCTGCGCCGGGCAACGCCGCTGATCGATGTCCGCTGGCTGCTCAGCCCGGAGATCCTGCATCTGACCGCCATCCTCTTGATCTTCCGTATGATCGCTGCCGAGCAGACCTCGGTGATCATGACTTTCTATCAGAATGCCGTCGGCCTGCTCTACGATCAGCTGGCGATGCTCTACTGGATCATCCTGGCCTTCTCGGTTATCGGCGGCCTCGTTTGCACAGTGCTCATGAGCTATGGCTTGAGTTGGCAGATCCAGTTCATAGCACTCGTCATGATGGCCATCGGCTCCTTCATGGATGCGCAGGTCACCACCCTCACACGGCCCGAACAGATGTATCTCAGCCAAGCGCTGGTGGCAGCGGGCGCCGCCCTCTTCCTGCCGCCTTCCATGTCCGCCGGTTTCAAGGCTGCCTTTGCGAAGGGCGCGCCTTATCTGGTGACCTTCTTCGTGGTCTTCACCTTCACGCAAAGTATCGGCGGCCTGATCGGCTCGGCTTTCTATGGTACGCTGATCATCATCCGTGAAAAATTCCATTCCGCCGTGCTGACCGAGCGTGTGTTGCTGATGTACCCCCATGTCGCCGAGCGCGTTAGCCAGCTTTCCGCGTCTTACGGCAAGGTGATTGGCGACAGCGCACTGCTGAAGGGCGAGGGATTGGCATTACTCGCCGCGCAGGTCACCCGCGAGGCCAACACGCTCGCCTATGGCGATGCCTTCTTCGTTGCAGGTGTCATCGCGGTCGTGTCCCTTGTCGCACTCTCGCTGCATGTCTTCTACCGTTTCATCAAAGCGCGGCTCGCCGTTTTGCCGCCGCAGACCATGGCATCCAACCCCTGAGGAAATAAAATAGCTCCATGTCGAAGCTCGTTCGCTCCCCCATCGAAGTTATCGCCGTCCTCGCCGGTATCGGCGGTGTCATGCTCGTGCTTTATGCTTGGCATTTGCCGCCTTTTCAAAGTTCTGTCGAGACAACGGACGATGCCTACGTCAAAGGCTATGTCACGACCATCAGCCCGCAGGTCAGCGGCTATATCACGGACGTTCCGATCAAGGATTACAAGCTCGTCAAGCAGGGCGACGTGCTGGCCAAGATCGATGACCGCATCTATCGGCAGAAGGTGGCGCAGGCACGCGCGACGCTGGATGGCCAAAAGGCGGCGCTCGCCAATTCGCAGCAGCAGGAGCAGGCCGCGCGAGCCGGCATCGCCTCAAGCCAGGCGCAGATCGATAGCGCCAATGCCTCCTTGAAGCGGGCGCAACTCGCCTATGATCGTATTGCGACGCTGGTCGCCAAGGGCGTGTCGACAGCCGCCGATTCGGAGCAGGCTCAGGCGACGCTGGAGGAGGCGAAGGCGGCGGTCAATCAGGCGAAGGCGGCCCTGGACGTGTCGCAACAGAATCTGACGACGATCATCGTCAACCGCGCCTCGCTGGAAGCCGGCGTCAGTGGCGCGGAAGCCGCCGTGCAGCTTGCAGAGATTGATCTGCAGAATGCGACGATCGTCGCGCCAATCGATGGCCGCATTGGAGAGGTCGGCGTGCGTCTCGGCCAGTACGTGACGGCGGGAACGCAGCTCATGGGGCTGGTTCCGAAAGACGTCTGGGTTATCGCCAATTTCAAGGAAACTCAGCTCGACGGCATGAAGGTCGGCCAGCCCGTGACGATCTCCGTCGATGCACTCGGTCACCGCGAGTTTAAGGGCCATATCCAGCGCTTCTCGCCGGCGGCGGGCTCGGAATTTGCCGTCATCAGAGCTGACAATGCCACGGGCAATTTCACCAAAGTGGCGCAGCGCGTCGGCGTACGCATCAAGATCGACGAAAATCAGCCCCAGGCGGACGATCTTGCGCCCGGTATGTCCGTGGTCATTTCCGTCGACAAGAAATCGGCGCCGGTACAGGATACCGCGGAGAATTGAGGCAGCAGCGGGTAAACCTGCCGCCGCAGGCGAACAAGATTAGCAAAAAGCCTGGGTCGCGAGACCCAGGCTTTCCCATGTTCGCAGCCGATGCGAAGGCTTGAATCAAGCTTCGTCTTCGGCGTTGCCGTCAGCTTCCGGATCGAAGAAGTCTTCCGGACGCAGGGCATCTTCGTCGACGCCGTAGATGGCGTCAGCGGAGGTGAGCGTTTCGCCCTTGGCCTGACGCTCGGCTTCTTCAGCGGAACGGGCAACGTTGAGCTCGACGGTGATTTCGACTTCGGCGTGAAGTGCGATCACGACGTTGTGCAGGCCGATAGCCTTGATCGGCGTGTTCAGGTGAACCTGGTTGCGGCCGATGTTGAAGCCTTCTGCAGCGAGGATTTCAACGACGTCACGGGCGGCGACGGAGCCGTAGAGCTGGCCGGTTTCGCCAGCAGAGCGAACGACGATGAAGGACTTGCCGGCGAGAACGTCGGCAACCTTCTGGGCTTCGCTCTTGCGCTCGAGGTTGCGAGCTTCGAGCGTTGCGCGCTCCGATTCGAAGCGAGCCTTGTTGGCGGCGTTGGCACGCAGAGCCTTGCCGAGCGGCAGCAGGTAGTTACGGGCAAAGCCGTCGCGAACCTTGACCACTTCGCCCATCTGGCCGAGCTTGGAGATGCGCTCGAGGAGGATGACTTCCATTTTGTTGTTCCTTTCTGATGTCAGATTTTCGTGTCTGGTTGTTTGGAATTATCGGCATTCTTGCTCGGGGTCAGAGCGATCGCTTTGCGCGTATCGGAAAGACCGAGAATGAGGATGACTAAGGCGGGCAACGTCAGCATCAGCGACGTCAGGTAGCAGAGGATGAGCACGGGTAAGCGCCAGTCCTTGCCGCGTGTGCGGTAGTGGAGTGCCGCGAAGCCGGAGACTAAGAAGCCGGCGCCGAACGCGCCGAAAGCGGCAGCGCCGATCAATGCCGGGATGCCGCCGAAAAAGAGGGCGACGATGGCAGCGAGAAAGACGAAGATTGCATTCCGGTTCATACGCAGCGCCGACGGAATATCTTCGCGCGGACGCAAATTGCGGCTCGATGCCGCAACGATGCGGGTGGCGATGTGATAGGCGGCTAACAGCATCAGGACCCAGACGATGCCCCAGACGACGGGGACGGCGTAGAGCATAAAGGATTTCGTTCTGGCGACCGCTTCCGGATCGAGCTGCAGCGTGGGCTGCTGATCCTTCATGACCGTGACGTAGAGATCGACGACCTGTCCGACCAGTTCCGTGCCGTAGCCCATGATCGCGCCGACGATGACGATGACGGCAGTCGCCAGGCCGCAGAGATGCAGCATGATGTCCGATAGCGGGTACCAGGCCATCAAATGGTCGGGACCACCGAGTTCGGCGGCCGGACGTGCGAGATTGGCAAGGTGGCTGAGCCAGGCCGGAACCAGCGTCAGCAGGACGACGAAGAGCCCGAAATAGATCGACTGCGCGATCGTGCCAACAACCCCGGCAGCGACGACGGCGACGATGACGGCCATGTTGCCCCAGCCGAGGCCGACGATCAGGATCGGGAGAGCAGAAAGCGCACCGAACAGGATGAACAGCAATGGTTGCACCGTCGCGCCATACACAAGTAGGGCGGCGGTCAAACCGGCGAGTGCACCGATTCCAAGCTCTTTTGCGTTCAACTTTTTCACGTCGCTGTCCTGCTTCGT
It encodes the following:
- a CDS encoding AzlC family ABC transporter permease, which codes for MLQQNPSAGEFRAGMRAIFPLIVAVLPIGLVFGAVSVTKGLSPLETTLMSALVFAGGSQFVAMDIWTHPASWIGAGFAALLVNIRHLLMSASIGTKMQSFSGIKRYIAMLFLADEIWAMAEFRAGATRLTPAWYAGVVTPFYLTWVGSSLAGALLGAFLGDPAVIGLDFAFPAVFIVLVMGFWKGPETGAVLAASGIAAVAAHQYVPGVWYIAAGALAGLAMAFWRGRAREQAA
- a CDS encoding AzlD family protein; translation: MTLDLNTLLAIFAMAAATIFTRVGGLVLIRYVEIDERRRTAIEAIPPAVLMAVIAPTAFATGWAETLACAATAIASHRLSMLASVVVGVATVALLRAAGL
- a CDS encoding replicative DNA helicase, whose product is MNEAARKIAAIAPAEPHYREAPNNIEAEQALLGAILVNNDAYYRVSDFLKPIHLYEPLHRKIFEVAGDIIRMGKTANPVTIKTFLPAEEKVGDMTVAQYLARLATEAVSIINAEDYGRAIYDLALRRALITIGEDMVNIAYDAPLDMPPQTQIEDTERRLFELAENGRYDGGFQAFNDAVALAIDMAAVAKERDGGLSGISTGIHSLDSKMGGLQRSDLIILAGRPGMGKTSLATNIAYNIAAAYEGEVQPDGSTKAKNGGVVGFYSLEMSSEQLATRIISEQTEVSSSKIRRGDINDADFEKLVACSMMMQKVPLYIDQTGGISIAQLSARARRLKRQRGLDVLVVDYVQLMTGSGKSNENRVQEITQITTGLKALGKELNVPIIALSQLSRAVESRDDKRPQLSDLRESGSIEQDADVVLFVFREEYYVKNSEPRDPADPKYAEWEVLFDKVKGSADVIIAKQRHGPTGTVKLAFQSEFTRFADLADPSFTQYEEH
- a CDS encoding MarR family winged helix-turn-helix transcriptional regulator produces the protein MSGAPPRRELFDELSAFNRKLRAAFDGMVREHGMTLARARVFHKLSKRDGINQRELADELELETPTLVRILDAMEAQNFIERRAVQSDRRAKQIFMTESGKVVAAEIEALATGVRADILQGISDDDVGMALKVIRAMTANLQNVGKS
- a CDS encoding MFS transporter gives rise to the protein MSGEPGPVNVEANAAAPAAPPPVPRWKVPLYIGASVMFFLTQGLGLNLAFANLTQIQGTIAATTTEAAWLSAAYMAPNVSLAIALVKIRLQYGVRNFAEVSILGFVVASLLNLFVSDLHSAIVVRFLSGIAGAPLSTLGFLYMLEAFEPAKKLTIGVSLAMMNTLLAAPITRLVSPSLLDYGEWRGLYTLEMALALLVMPIIYLLPLTPPPRVKVIVFGDIIVYLLVAIGFGSLAIVFSVGRLYWWLEVPWLGVLLAVSIATVTLAAVIDLRRATPLIDVRWLLSPEILHLTAILLIFRMIAAEQTSVIMTFYQNAVGLLYDQLAMLYWIILAFSVIGGLVCTVLMSYGLSWQIQFIALVMMAIGSFMDAQVTTLTRPEQMYLSQALVAAGAALFLPPSMSAGFKAAFAKGAPYLVTFFVVFTFTQSIGGLIGSAFYGTLIIIREKFHSAVLTERVLLMYPHVAERVSQLSASYGKVIGDSALLKGEGLALLAAQVTREANTLAYGDAFFVAGVIAVVSLVALSLHVFYRFIKARLAVLPPQTMASNP
- a CDS encoding HlyD family secretion protein; the protein is MSKLVRSPIEVIAVLAGIGGVMLVLYAWHLPPFQSSVETTDDAYVKGYVTTISPQVSGYITDVPIKDYKLVKQGDVLAKIDDRIYRQKVAQARATLDGQKAALANSQQQEQAARAGIASSQAQIDSANASLKRAQLAYDRIATLVAKGVSTAADSEQAQATLEEAKAAVNQAKAALDVSQQNLTTIIVNRASLEAGVSGAEAAVQLAEIDLQNATIVAPIDGRIGEVGVRLGQYVTAGTQLMGLVPKDVWVIANFKETQLDGMKVGQPVTISVDALGHREFKGHIQRFSPAAGSEFAVIRADNATGNFTKVAQRVGVRIKIDENQPQADDLAPGMSVVISVDKKSAPVQDTAEN
- the rplI gene encoding 50S ribosomal protein L9; translated protein: MEVILLERISKLGQMGEVVKVRDGFARNYLLPLGKALRANAANKARFESERATLEARNLERKSEAQKVADVLAGKSFIVVRSAGETGQLYGSVAARDVVEILAAEGFNIGRNQVHLNTPIKAIGLHNVVIALHAEVEITVELNVARSAEEAERQAKGETLTSADAIYGVDEDALRPEDFFDPEADGNAEDEA
- a CDS encoding DUF2232 domain-containing protein, with amino-acid sequence MKKLNAKELGIGALAGLTAALLVYGATVQPLLFILFGALSALPILIVGLGWGNMAVIVAVVAAGVVGTIAQSIYFGLFVVLLTLVPAWLSHLANLARPAAELGGPDHLMAWYPLSDIMLHLCGLATAVIVIVGAIMGYGTELVGQVVDLYVTVMKDQQPTLQLDPEAVARTKSFMLYAVPVVWGIVWVLMLLAAYHIATRIVAASSRNLRPREDIPSALRMNRNAIFVFLAAIVALFFGGIPALIGAAAFGAFGAGFLVSGFAALHYRTRGKDWRLPVLILCYLTSLMLTLPALVILILGLSDTRKAIALTPSKNADNSKQPDTKI